One genomic region from Saprospiraceae bacterium encodes:
- a CDS encoding tyrosine-type recombinase/integrase, protein MAANSFAFFFRQVQNKPYKIPSILFAAHSHKLPPVMEEQEVFNVISTIKNVKHKTLIILLYSTGMRVSEITNLKLIDIDSKLMRIKIVNGKGKKDRFVPLSPLVLDQLRTYYLYYKPVNYLFNGYRTASKYSVRSIQVILQKTLAKIGLGGKNYTVHTLRHSFATHLVDNGADLQVVQEMMGHSHLSQTTQYLHLSSKRLNQIMNPFDAMISHINKKARPNAMNTATSPKVATVQSILNKYHTHSKSSCRACPQPT, encoded by the coding sequence ATGGCAGCCAATAGTTTTGCTTTCTTTTTCAGGCAAGTTCAGAATAAACCTTACAAAATACCAAGTATATTATTTGCGGCTCATAGTCACAAGCTGCCTCCTGTTATGGAAGAACAGGAAGTTTTTAATGTTATTTCCACAATAAAAAATGTTAAACACAAAACGTTGATCATTCTTTTATACAGTACAGGAATGCGTGTGAGTGAAATTACCAACCTTAAACTTATCGATATAGACAGTAAGCTCATGCGGATAAAAATTGTGAATGGAAAAGGAAAAAAAGACAGATTTGTACCCTTATCACCATTAGTTTTGGACCAGCTTCGAACGTATTATTTATATTACAAACCTGTTAATTATTTATTTAATGGCTATAGAACTGCTAGCAAATATTCAGTTCGGTCTATTCAGGTTATTCTTCAAAAGACATTAGCAAAAATCGGATTAGGAGGTAAAAATTATACGGTTCATACACTAAGGCATAGTTTCGCTACACATCTGGTAGATAACGGTGCAGATTTGCAAGTCGTACAGGAGATGATGGGCCATAGTCATCTATCTCAAACTACTCAATACCTACATTTGAGTAGTAAGCGTCTAAATCAAATCATGAATCCGTTTGATGCAATGATCTCCCATATTAATAAAAAAGCCCGACCAAACGCCATGAATACTGCTACCAGCCCAAAGGTAGCCACTGTTCAGTCCATATTAAATAAATATCATACTCATTCAAAATCCTCATGTCGAGCATGTCCTCAACCAACTTAA
- a CDS encoding fibrobacter succinogenes major paralogous domain-containing protein, translating to MSENLNVDKFRNGDSIPEAKTEAEWLLAGENKQPAWCYYNNDPANGDKYHKIYNWYAINDPRGLAPDGWKVPSDDEWTALTDYLGGEAAAGTKMKRTSGWEENGNGTNESGFSALRGGFRDSGGKFDLINTHGGWWSSTEKDTGDAFHRHMNSSDGVVYGGTFNKVTGFSVRCVKD from the coding sequence ATGTCTGAAAACCTTAATGTTGACAAGTTTCGGAATGGCGACTCTATACCTGAAGCAAAAACTGAGGCCGAATGGCTACTCGCAGGAGAGAATAAACAACCTGCCTGGTGCTATTATAACAACGACCCTGCAAATGGTGATAAGTATCACAAAATATACAATTGGTATGCAATAAACGACCCGAGGGGGTTAGCACCTGATGGATGGAAAGTTCCCTCAGATGATGAATGGACAGCCCTTACGGATTATCTGGGAGGAGAAGCTGCAGCTGGAACCAAAATGAAACGTACAAGTGGATGGGAAGAAAATGGAAATGGTACCAATGAAAGTGGGTTTTCAGCTCTTCGGGGCGGTTTCCGTGACTCTGGTGGGAAATTCGACTTAATCAATACCCACGGTGGTTGGTGGAGTTCTACGGAAAAGGATACAGGCGATGCTTTTCATCGCCACATGAATAGCTCAGATGGTGTGGTCTACGGAGGTACTTTCAATAAGGTAACTGGTTTTTCTGTTCGTTGCGTCAAGGATTAA
- a CDS encoding transposase, with protein MDFRRVKYIAIDEFAVSKGHQYMTVVMDLETKRALYVKKGKDGASLREFWKEIKKQKVKIKAVAIDMSPAYIKSVTDHIGYDKIVFDWFHIKKKINFEIDELRREMYNEEKRLGIRQVMKGSRWLLLKNSENLNAEKMRSRNWKRCYK; from the coding sequence ATGGATTTTAGAAGAGTTAAATATATAGCGATAGATGAATTCGCGGTGAGCAAAGGTCACCAATACATGACAGTAGTAATGGACCTGGAAACGAAACGAGCCTTATATGTCAAAAAAGGCAAAGATGGAGCTAGTCTGAGGGAGTTTTGGAAGGAAATCAAGAAGCAAAAAGTCAAAATAAAGGCAGTAGCAATAGATATGAGTCCTGCCTATATCAAATCGGTCACAGATCATATAGGGTATGACAAAATAGTATTCGATTGGTTTCATATCAAAAAGAAAATAAATTTTGAAATAGATGAGTTACGGCGAGAGATGTACAATGAGGAAAAGAGGCTTGGTATCCGCCAAGTAATGAAGGGCAGTAGATGGCTATTATTAAAGAATTCAGAAAACCTAAATGCCGAAAAGATGAGAAGCAGAAATTGGAAAAGGTGCTACAAATGA
- a CDS encoding IS91 family transposase, whose translation MNIILIQNPHVEHVLNQLKSCRTAQLGYHLYKCNNNDCMKLKYQYHSCRNRHCPACGSMQKEQWVDDRRSELLPISYYHIVFTLPHELNSIILGNRKVLYKLLFDATAETLLDFAKNPKHLGAIPGILAVLHTWGQQLSFHPHLHCIVSGGGMIKTKDGMIWKNAVRNKDDFLFPVKAMAIVFRAKYLHGLKKLIANQDVTVPFHLDIQEFISPLYSKDWVVYAKKPFGGPQQVIEYLGRYTHKVAITNNRIKKIEINSDTVTFDYKDYTAEGQVKEMELGANEFIRRFEQHILPKYFTKIRSYGYLSNRNRKANIEEISYYLNLPYHPAKVKVPWHVRLLEKNNIWYNQCPHCQKLSLILVAVCFKDDS comes from the coding sequence ATAAATATCATACTCATTCAAAATCCTCATGTCGAGCATGTCCTCAACCAACTTAAGAGTTGCAGGACTGCACAACTTGGCTACCACTTGTATAAATGCAACAATAACGACTGCATGAAATTAAAATACCAGTACCACAGTTGCCGAAACCGCCACTGCCCTGCTTGTGGTTCGATGCAAAAAGAACAGTGGGTTGATGATCGGAGAAGTGAGTTATTACCGATTAGCTACTACCATATAGTATTCACTTTACCACATGAACTAAATAGTATAATATTGGGTAATCGTAAAGTACTTTACAAGCTGCTCTTTGATGCGACTGCCGAAACACTCCTTGATTTTGCAAAGAACCCAAAGCATTTAGGGGCTATTCCTGGCATTCTGGCTGTTTTGCATACCTGGGGACAGCAACTTAGCTTTCATCCCCATCTTCATTGCATAGTTAGTGGAGGTGGTATGATAAAAACCAAAGACGGAATGATATGGAAAAACGCAGTACGAAACAAGGATGATTTTCTTTTCCCGGTAAAAGCTATGGCAATTGTGTTCAGAGCAAAATATCTGCACGGATTGAAGAAGTTAATTGCTAACCAAGATGTAACAGTGCCATTTCACTTAGATATCCAGGAGTTTATAAGTCCCTTATACTCTAAAGATTGGGTGGTCTATGCAAAAAAACCGTTCGGTGGGCCTCAACAAGTCATCGAATATCTCGGAAGGTATACACATAAGGTAGCCATCACTAACAATAGAATCAAAAAAATCGAAATTAATTCTGATACTGTAACATTTGATTATAAAGACTATACAGCAGAGGGTCAAGTGAAAGAAATGGAACTCGGGGCTAATGAGTTTATCCGCAGGTTTGAACAACATATTTTACCTAAATATTTTACTAAAATCCGCAGTTATGGTTATCTCAGTAATAGAAATCGTAAAGCTAATATCGAAGAGATTTCTTACTATTTAAATCTCCCTTATCATCCTGCAAAAGTAAAAGTCCCTTGGCATGTGAGATTATTAGAAAAGAATAACATATGGTATAACCAGTGCCCTCATTGTCAAAAATTGTCACTGATCTTGGTTGCAGTGTGTTTTAAAGATGATTCATAA
- a CDS encoding NADP-dependent oxidoreductase, protein MKAFIAKSYGKKEKLHLTEIAEPAINPNDVLVEVNSAGVNVIDLLIRNGDFKLFLPMKPPFQLGRDVAGVVTKVGSKVSKFKVGDEVYSSSGNHKLGTYAQYISIDENEVALKPKNLTMEEASSIPLVGLTSWQALVELANVQKGQKVFVQAGSGGVGTFAIQLAKHLGATVATTTSSRNFDLVKSLGADIVIDYKTQDFETILKDYDLVLHSNKDTKVLEKSLRILKSGGQVISLTGPPTPEFAEQIGLAWHLKFVTKLLSLGIKKKAKKLNAKFTFLFMRAEGKQLSQITKLIEAGVIKPVIDKVFPFEQTNDALSYVETGRSKGKVVIKVK, encoded by the coding sequence ATGAAAGCATTCATAGCAAAAAGCTACGGCAAAAAAGAAAAATTGCATCTAACTGAAATTGCAGAACCTGCAATAAACCCAAATGATGTATTAGTAGAAGTAAATTCTGCAGGTGTCAATGTAATTGATTTGCTTATACGAAATGGTGATTTTAAACTTTTCTTACCAATGAAACCACCTTTTCAATTAGGTCGTGATGTGGCAGGTGTTGTGACAAAAGTGGGTTCAAAAGTTAGTAAGTTCAAAGTGGGTGATGAAGTATACTCTAGTTCAGGAAATCACAAACTAGGAACGTATGCTCAATATATTTCTATTGATGAAAATGAAGTTGCATTAAAACCCAAAAATCTCACAATGGAAGAAGCAAGCTCAATTCCATTAGTTGGATTAACTTCTTGGCAAGCATTGGTAGAACTTGCAAATGTTCAAAAAGGGCAAAAAGTTTTCGTTCAAGCTGGTTCTGGTGGTGTTGGTACATTTGCCATTCAATTAGCAAAACATTTAGGAGCAACTGTTGCTACTACAACAAGTTCACGCAATTTTGATTTGGTAAAAAGTTTAGGTGCAGATATTGTAATTGATTACAAGACACAAGACTTTGAAACTATATTGAAAGATTATGATTTGGTTTTGCATAGCAATAAGGATACAAAAGTTTTGGAAAAGTCATTACGAATTCTGAAATCAGGTGGTCAAGTTATTTCGCTAACGGGTCCACCAACACCTGAATTTGCAGAACAAATTGGTTTAGCTTGGCATTTGAAATTTGTGACAAAACTTTTAAGTTTAGGTATAAAAAAGAAAGCAAAAAAGTTAAATGCAAAATTTACTTTTCTGTTTATGAGAGCAGAAGGCAAACAATTAAGTCAAATTACAAAACTTATTGAGGCTGGTGTTATAAAACCTGTGATAGATAAAGTCTTTCCGTTTGAACAAACTAATGATGCTTTGTCCTACGTAGAAACAGGTCGGTCAAAAGGGAAAGTTGTTATCAAAGTCAAGTAG
- a CDS encoding transposase, which translates to MFDISLSTGPLEGFNNKIKVLKRKAYGYRDIDYFGLKIFDLHNYRLKYALMR; encoded by the coding sequence ATTTTTGATATTAGTTTATCAACTGGACCGCTAGAAGGATTTAATAACAAAATCAAAGTACTAAAAAGAAAAGCTTATGGTTATCGAGATATTGATTACTTCGGATTGAAAATATTTGATTTGCATAATTATCGGTTGAAGTATGCATTAATGCGATGA
- a CDS encoding IS91 family transposase, translated as MNTATSPKVATVQSILNKYHTHSKNPHVEHVLNQLKSCRTAQLGYHLYKCNNNDCMKLKYQYHSCRNRHCPACGSMQKEQWVDDRRSELLPISYYHIVFTLPHELNSIILGNRKVLYKLLFDATAETLLDFAKNPKHLGAIPGILAVLHTWGQQLSFHPHLHCIVSGGGMIKTKDGMIWKNAVRNKDDFLFPVKAMAIVFRAKYLHGLKKLIANQDVTVPFHLDIQEFISPLYSKDWVVYAKKPFGGPQQVIEYLGRYTHKVAITNNRIKKIDINSDTVTFDYKDYTAEGQVKEMELGANEFIRRFEQHILPKYFTKIRSYGYLSNRNRKANIEEISYYLNLPYHPAKVKVPWHVRLLEKNNIWYNQCPHCQKLSLILVAVCFKDDS; from the coding sequence ATGAATACTGCTACCAGCCCAAAGGTAGCCACTGTTCAGTCCATATTAAATAAATATCATACTCATTCAAAAAATCCTCATGTCGAGCATGTCCTCAACCAACTTAAGAGTTGCAGGACTGCACAACTTGGCTACCACTTGTATAAATGCAACAATAACGACTGCATGAAATTAAAATACCAGTACCACAGTTGCCGAAACCGCCACTGCCCTGCTTGTGGTTCGATGCAAAAAGAACAGTGGGTTGATGATCGGAGAAGTGAGTTATTACCGATTAGCTACTACCATATAGTATTCACTTTACCACATGAACTAAATAGTATAATATTGGGTAATCGTAAAGTACTTTACAAGCTGCTCTTTGATGCGACTGCCGAAACACTCCTTGATTTTGCAAAGAACCCAAAGCATTTAGGGGCTATTCCTGGCATTCTGGCTGTTTTGCATACCTGGGGACAGCAACTTAGCTTTCATCCCCATCTTCATTGCATAGTTAGTGGAGGTGGTATGATAAAAACCAAAGACGGAATGATATGGAAAAACGCAGTACGAAACAAGGATGATTTTCTTTTCCCGGTAAAAGCTATGGCAATTGTGTTCAGAGCAAAATATCTGCACGGATTGAAGAAGTTAATTGCTAACCAAGATGTAACAGTGCCATTTCACTTAGATATCCAGGAGTTTATAAGTCCCTTATACTCTAAAGATTGGGTGGTCTATGCAAAAAAACCGTTCGGTGGGCCTCAACAAGTCATCGAATATCTCGGAAGGTATACACATAAGGTAGCCATCACTAACAATAGAATCAAAAAAATCGATATTAATTCTGATACTGTAACATTTGATTATAAAGACTATACAGCAGAGGGTCAAGTGAAAGAAATGGAACTCGGGGCTAATGAGTTTATCCGCAGGTTTGAACAACATATTTTACCTAAATATTTTACTAAAATCCGCAGTTATGGTTATCTCAGTAATAGAAATCGTAAAGCTAATATCGAAGAGATTTCTTACTATTTAAATCTCCCTTATCATCCTGCAAAAGTAAAAGTCCCTTGGCATGTGAGATTATTAGAAAAGAATAACATATGGTATAACCAGTGCCCTCATTGTCAAAAATTGTCACTGATCTTGGTTGCAGTGTGTTTTAAAGATGATTCATAA
- a CDS encoding SDR family oxidoreductase, translated as MSKNILVTGASSGFGLLIAKELHRKGFNVIGTSRNPEKIKSTVPFKMIALDLDSDNSITTLSDRLYKEIDKLDILINNAGFLVTGIAEEIPIELGRKQFETNFWGTIKVTNAILPSFRKQKFGKIITVGSITGLVAFPNTSYYASSKHALEGYFKALRYELAEFNIRVAMIEPGSFKTNIMENSSTTLNRIEDYNRLRAKSEKYADLIVEQGENPVMVASKVLKVVETENPKFRNLVGKGLSVLITLQHFAYGILEKTVLKQLNNA; from the coding sequence ATGAGCAAGAATATTTTAGTTACTGGTGCAAGTTCGGGCTTTGGATTACTTATCGCAAAAGAGCTTCACAGAAAGGGTTTCAATGTAATCGGTACAAGTCGAAATCCTGAAAAAATAAAGTCAACAGTCCCTTTCAAAATGATTGCATTAGACCTTGATTCAGACAACTCAATAACCACTTTGTCTGATAGACTTTATAAAGAAATCGATAAGTTGGATATTCTAATCAACAATGCAGGCTTCTTAGTTACAGGTATAGCAGAAGAAATTCCCATAGAATTAGGTAGAAAACAATTTGAAACTAATTTTTGGGGAACTATCAAAGTTACAAATGCAATTTTGCCCTCTTTTAGAAAGCAAAAATTTGGTAAAATAATAACAGTTGGTTCAATTACTGGGCTTGTTGCATTTCCGAATACATCTTACTATGCCTCCTCCAAACACGCCTTGGAAGGATACTTTAAAGCATTGCGCTATGAATTAGCTGAATTTAATATTCGTGTGGCAATGATTGAACCTGGTTCTTTTAAAACAAATATTATGGAAAATTCATCAACAACCTTAAATCGAATAGAAGACTACAATAGACTAAGGGCGAAAAGCGAAAAATATGCTGATTTAATAGTTGAACAAGGTGAAAATCCTGTAATGGTTGCATCAAAAGTGCTGAAAGTAGTTGAAACTGAAAACCCAAAATTTAGAAATTTAGTTGGTAAAGGCTTATCCGTTTTAATCACGTTACAACATTTTGCCTATGGCATTTTAGAAAAAACAGTACTTAAACAATTAAACAACGCTTAA
- a CDS encoding tyrosine-type recombinase/integrase encodes MKIFAFPIEINQQKMIGLRTERFDQECNALIRKIPHSHWSPANKSWCIPYDIKIWQQCLSSLNQYQIIKTNGQTFHQKKSMPALPDHLQLEYDRYYTQLYVLRYSLNTIKTYCNSFRYFLYHCISLHPKDWTLEDFKGWIRTQLDKNKWSEAYQNTIINALKFYFEKIRHEPRAFWEIRPRKGFKLPGTLSQEEVTALINANTNLKHKSILSMIYACGLRISEVVHLRKADVDWNQNRLFIKAGKGKKDRYVFFPVKLKTVLMEYEKLYPCQYWYFEGQEGGQYSVRSIQAVFHQSLERAKVDAYATVHTLRHSYATHLLEAGVDLRNIQAALGHSSPKTTEIYTHLTDTNKFRMQSPLDRLNIN; translated from the coding sequence ATGAAAATTTTTGCTTTCCCCATAGAAATTAATCAACAAAAAATGATCGGATTGCGTACAGAAAGATTTGATCAGGAATGTAATGCACTAATCAGAAAAATACCCCACAGTCACTGGAGCCCTGCGAACAAAAGTTGGTGCATCCCCTATGATATTAAGATATGGCAGCAGTGCCTGTCTTCCTTGAACCAGTACCAAATAATTAAAACAAATGGGCAAACCTTTCACCAAAAAAAAAGTATGCCTGCTCTACCAGATCATCTCCAGCTGGAGTATGATCGGTATTATACTCAATTATATGTCCTGCGATATAGCTTGAATACAATCAAGACCTATTGCAACTCCTTTCGATATTTTCTATACCATTGTATATCATTACATCCAAAAGATTGGACCTTGGAAGACTTTAAAGGTTGGATCCGAACACAATTAGATAAAAATAAGTGGTCAGAGGCCTATCAAAATACCATAATCAATGCGTTGAAGTTCTATTTTGAGAAGATCAGGCATGAACCAAGAGCATTTTGGGAAATCCGGCCACGGAAGGGGTTCAAATTACCCGGTACCCTAAGTCAGGAAGAAGTAACCGCCCTAATCAATGCCAATACCAACCTTAAACACAAATCTATACTAAGCATGATCTATGCCTGTGGATTGCGTATAAGTGAAGTAGTTCACCTGAGAAAAGCAGATGTGGACTGGAATCAAAATCGATTATTTATTAAAGCTGGAAAAGGCAAAAAAGACAGGTACGTGTTTTTTCCTGTCAAACTCAAAACTGTTTTAATGGAGTATGAAAAGCTGTATCCCTGCCAATACTGGTATTTTGAAGGACAGGAAGGTGGCCAATACAGCGTACGGAGTATCCAAGCCGTTTTTCACCAGTCCCTGGAGAGAGCCAAAGTCGATGCTTACGCCACAGTGCATACTTTAAGGCATTCATATGCCACCCACTTGCTGGAAGCGGGAGTAGACCTGCGCAATATTCAGGCAGCTCTGGGTCATAGTTCTCCCAAAACAACTGAAATCTATACTCATCTTACTGATACCAATAAATTTCGTATGCAAAGTCCGCTAGACAGACTAAATATTAACTAA
- a CDS encoding helix-turn-helix transcriptional regulator gives METGKKRSDCPLSQSLDVFGDKWSLLIIRDLMFGNKCTYNDFLKSAEGIATNILATRLKGLEENGIIEKSAHPDSKAKILYKLTTKGIDLLPIIMEVYIWSDKYLTIPADIKATIKEAKKDKDKFIKQVSKELKTK, from the coding sequence ATGGAAACAGGTAAAAAAAGGTCAGACTGTCCTTTGAGTCAATCGCTTGACGTATTTGGCGACAAGTGGTCGTTACTCATTATTAGAGACCTAATGTTCGGTAACAAGTGTACCTATAACGACTTTTTAAAATCAGCTGAAGGAATTGCAACAAATATTTTAGCAACAAGACTGAAAGGACTTGAAGAAAATGGTATAATAGAAAAATCTGCACACCCCGACAGTAAAGCAAAAATTTTATACAAACTGACAACAAAAGGAATTGACTTATTGCCTATCATTATGGAAGTTTACATTTGGTCAGACAAATATTTAACTATTCCAGCAGACATAAAAGCGACAATTAAAGAAGCAAAAAAGGACAAAGACAAATTTATAAAACAAGTGTCAAAAGAACTGAAAACAAAATGA
- a CDS encoding formylglycine-generating enzyme family protein, translated as MKSFDIYFPEVIYSFPMVFLKGTGDSTYLFGASEKTDIHINDFFISKFQITQQMWEYIMGNNPSHFVCPNRPVENVSFNNITQINGFLHKLNLEFGDKYNLIFRLPTETEWEYAARGGSHWKDDFLFSGSNDINEVAWYEMNSGKYTDPEIITKLKNHEKGTETHIVGLKIGNQLGIFDMCGNLWEWCQDSFQRDISLIPTDGTPCMHESEDRVLRGGCHHNGAIHCTVSKRYAIFPEAKDECIGFRIAASYWK; from the coding sequence ATGAAGAGTTTTGACATTTACTTTCCCGAAGTCATTTATAGTTTCCCTATGGTTTTTTTAAAAGGAACAGGAGATAGTACCTATTTGTTTGGTGCAAGTGAAAAAACAGACATTCATATCAATGATTTTTTTATTTCCAAATTCCAGATAACTCAGCAAATGTGGGAATACATTATGGGCAATAACCCCTCACATTTTGTTTGCCCAAATAGACCAGTAGAAAATGTTTCTTTTAACAACATCACTCAAATAAATGGTTTTTTACACAAATTGAATCTTGAATTTGGTGATAAATATAATTTGATATTTCGCTTGCCTACAGAAACAGAATGGGAATATGCAGCTAGAGGCGGCTCTCATTGGAAAGATGATTTTCTATTTAGCGGCAGCAATGATATAAATGAAGTGGCTTGGTATGAAATGAACAGTGGAAAATATACCGACCCGGAAATAATTACAAAACTAAAAAATCATGAAAAAGGTACTGAGACACACATAGTAGGACTGAAGATAGGAAACCAATTAGGCATTTTTGACATGTGTGGTAATTTATGGGAATGGTGTCAGGATTCTTTTCAAAGAGATATTAGTTTGATACCAACAGATGGCACACCTTGCATGCATGAAAGTGAAGACAGAGTATTAAGAGGCGGATGTCATCATAATGGTGCTATCCATTGTACAGTATCTAAGAGGTATGCGATTTTTCCTGAAGCGAAAGATGAATGTATAGGATTTAGAATAGCAGCATCGTATTGGAAATGA
- a CDS encoding transposase family protein, which yields MIKRGYTIREFRDVPIGLRAVRLIAKVYRLECKNCLKLRQEKLSFAEKKKLYE from the coding sequence GTGATAAAACGAGGCTATACAATTCGGGAGTTCAGGGATGTTCCGATTGGCCTAAGAGCTGTGCGACTAATAGCAAAGGTGTATCGACTGGAATGTAAGAATTGTCTGAAACTAAGACAGGAGAAACTATCCTTTGCTGAGAAAAAAAAACTATACGAATAA
- a CDS encoding alpha/beta hydrolase: MAKELYIFSGLGADERVFQRLDFSGFSTTFVKWIIPQDSETIENYATRLLDQISTTKPTLIGLSFGGLVAVEVAKQIDTEKVILIASAKTKSEIPFYYRFAGQLGLHKLLPTRLLKSSNHITNWFFGTTSTFDKQLLKQILIDTDLTFLNWAIDKVARWTNQTQTKNIFHIHGTSDRILPIKFVNCNSTIKNGGHLMTLNKADELNNILRQQL; this comes from the coding sequence TTGGCAAAGGAACTTTACATATTTAGCGGACTTGGAGCAGACGAAAGAGTTTTTCAACGACTTGACTTTTCTGGCTTCTCGACAACTTTTGTAAAGTGGATTATTCCACAGGACAGCGAAACAATTGAAAATTACGCAACACGACTTCTTGACCAAATCTCGACAACAAAACCAACTCTAATCGGACTTTCATTCGGTGGACTGGTTGCAGTTGAAGTGGCTAAACAAATTGACACCGAGAAAGTAATTTTAATTGCATCAGCCAAGACAAAAAGTGAAATTCCATTTTATTATCGTTTCGCTGGACAACTTGGACTTCACAAACTTTTGCCGACCCGACTTTTAAAAAGTTCAAACCATATTACAAACTGGTTTTTCGGGACAACATCAACGTTTGACAAACAGCTTTTAAAACAAATTCTTATCGACACCGATCTGACTTTTTTGAATTGGGCAATTGACAAAGTTGCACGGTGGACAAACCAAACGCAGACCAAAAACATATTTCATATTCATGGAACAAGCGACAGAATTTTACCTATTAAGTTTGTAAATTGCAACTCGACAATTAAAAACGGTGGACACTTAATGACACTCAATAAAGCAGACGAACTAAACAACATATTGCGACAACAACTATGA
- a CDS encoding tyrosine-type recombinase/integrase, protein MQRTKDLLNLGEYGPGTIRSYLSELRYLFSYYGDVRPSQITYEDSLNYLIYLNKTLGCSRVKSKMAANSFAFFFRQVQNKPYKIPSILFAAHSHKLPPVMEEQEVFNVISTIKNVKHKTLIILLYSTGMRVSEITNLKLIDIDSKLMRIKIVNGKGKKDRFVPLSPLVLDQLRTYYLYYKPVNYLFNGYRTASKYSVRSIQVILQKTLAKIGLGGKNYTVHTLRHSFATHLVDNGADLQVVQEMMGHSHLSQTTQYLHLSSKRLNQIMNPFDAMISHINKKPDQTP, encoded by the coding sequence TTGCAACGCACCAAAGACCTTTTAAATCTAGGTGAATATGGCCCCGGAACCATTCGAAGTTATTTAAGTGAACTTCGATACCTTTTTAGCTATTATGGAGATGTCAGGCCGTCTCAAATTACCTATGAAGACTCGCTTAATTATCTCATTTATCTGAATAAAACGCTAGGTTGTAGCAGGGTCAAATCAAAAATGGCAGCCAATAGTTTTGCTTTCTTTTTCAGGCAAGTTCAGAATAAACCTTACAAAATACCAAGTATATTATTTGCGGCTCATAGTCACAAGCTGCCTCCTGTTATGGAAGAACAGGAAGTTTTTAATGTTATTTCCACAATAAAAAATGTTAAACACAAAACGTTGATCATTCTTTTATACAGTACAGGAATGCGTGTGAGTGAAATTACCAACCTTAAACTTATCGATATAGACAGTAAGCTCATGCGGATAAAAATTGTGAATGGAAAAGGAAAAAAAGACAGATTTGTACCCTTATCACCATTAGTTTTGGACCAGCTTCGAACGTATTATTTATATTACAAACCTGTTAATTATTTATTTAATGGCTATAGAACTGCTAGCAAATATTCAGTTCGGTCTATTCAGGTTATTCTTCAAAAGACATTAGCAAAAATCGGATTAGGAGGTAAAAATTATACGGTTCATACACTAAGGCATAGTTTCGCTACACATCTGGTAGATAACGGTGCAGATTTGCAAGTCGTACAGGAGATGATGGGCCATAGTCATCTATCTCAAACTACTCAATACCTACATTTGAGTAGTAAGCGTCTAAATCAAATCATGAATCCGTTTGATGCAATGATCTCCCATATTAATAAAAAGCCCGACCAAACGCCATGA
- a CDS encoding phage integrase N-terminal SAM-like domain-containing protein codes for MILKNFSPRTIKTYYQIVHYYLRYCHDHHPNEELTDDIAKEYILHRYALGLDWQTVNSDYSSIQNFIRI; via the coding sequence ATGATTCTTAAAAATTTTAGCCCCCGGACTATCAAGACCTATTATCAAATAGTGCATTATTATCTTCGATACTGTCATGATCATCATCCCAACGAAGAGCTAACTGACGACATAGCTAAAGAATATATATTACATCGATATGCTCTAGGTCTTGACTGGCAGACCGTGAACAGTGACTATTCTTCTATTCAAAATTTTATAAGAATATAA
- a CDS encoding transposase — protein sequence MLQMNKPLATMYYMKEELTTMWWLGGKAKSEAYLQTWVLRAINSGIKQLIKSWKYDRLV from the coding sequence GTGCTACAAATGAATAAGCCATTGGCCACAATGTACTATATGAAAGAAGAATTAACAACCATGTGGTGGTTGGGTGGAAAAGCAAAATCTGAAGCATACTTGCAAACCTGGGTTCTCAGGGCTATAAATAGCGGAATTAAGCAGCTGATAAAAAGTTGGAAATATGATAGGCTCGTTTAG